From the genome of Candidatus Neomarinimicrobiota bacterium:
ACTATTAATACAATATATTTCGTCCACATCAATAAAAAACATGTAATAACTGCTCCTACAAAATAAATTAATCTGGAAGTCTTCCTATACAAATTAAACAATTTTTTTTTATCATTATTTTTATTTGCCTCAGATATTTCTTTCCAAAATATTTTTATAATAGAAGAAGTAACCAAAAGACTTATCATTCCAAGTTTCTGTGAAACTGAAAAAAAACCCTGTTGTATTGATCCTCCGAAATGCTGAAGAAGCCACTTATCAAAAAATATATTTAAAAAAGACATTATATAAAGCAATACTAAAGGAGAACAATAAGCATAATACTTTTTTACAATTTCCACTAAGGGCTCTTTTCCTTTATAAAAACAGTCATTATTTATTTCTAAAACTTTTAAGGATATTAAAGAAATAGTTACATATTCAACTATTATTATAATAAATAAATTACTAATAGTAATTTTATTTATTGATATTAAAATTAAAATGAAAAGAAAATGTAAGAATCCAACAGATACATTCATTAACTGAACAACAATTGTCTTTCTTAAAGATTCTCCAATATAAATAATTGTTTGCCATCCTTGATTCTTAGAAAAAGTAGCTATAAAAGCCAATATAATTAAGCTTTTATCATGGTTTTGCCAAATTATATTAACCCATTTCTGCGGTAATATTATTGCAATTAATATTATAACACCTATAAATTGTAAGATTTGCCACAAAAAATAGACTATATAGAAATAAATTGTTTGTTTTTTCTGTGAAATGAAAGTATAAAATGCTTTTGAAGTCCCTAATTCTAAAAGCTCTCTAAATCCAATAAAAACTCCTATTAAAAAGGTGAAATTACCATAATTACTAGGTCCTAGTTTTCGAGCTACTATTATTCCAGTAATAAAATTTATAATCATATATAAAAAGTTTGCTAATATTGAAACAATAGCTCGTTTCTTTATACTTGGAGCTCCTATTTCTACATTGAACATTTATTTATAAATATCCTTTATTTTTAATTTTCTTATATTGCCAATTAAAGTTTCCAAAGTGTTTTAATCCATTTCCAAAGCCAGCAGCGGTTAGTAAGTGCATATTTCTGACACCACTCTCGCACAGCCATTTGTATCTCTTCCTGAGACCACCATGCCTCTATATTATTCCATACTTCATTTACCTTAAACGCAGCTTGCTCCCCTGAAGAGAAAATAATACCAACTTTTTCTAATCTGTCAAATATTTGTGTAGCTTGACGGCAAAGAGACCAAGAATTTTTATCCCAGAATCCAATAGTAGGTATATTTGCTGACAGAGAAATATTGAGTGTCGTCCCTGGATGATCTAAAACTATCAGTTTAGCTTTCATCATATCCTGATGTAATCTCCCATTTTTTATCATTAAATCTTTAAATTTAATGCGAAAATAATTATAATTATTTAATGCACCACTTTCATTTGGATATGAATAAAATATTGTGTTATGGAAAACGTTGCTATCTAAATTATTTAAAAAATCAATCTTATGCTTTCTAGATTTTATTCTCTCTAATGGTTGAGGTACAGATGCTAATCTATATGGAAAAATATATTCACGCGTGCTCACTAAAAGTAACTTACTTTTATTTCCAAAGCTTTTTCTTTTGAACTTTATCAAATATGGCGAAGGTAAGGGGATTATATTTCCGCCATAATCCTCCTGCTCTTCCCATCCCCATGAGAAAAAAGCTAAGTGATTATATTCAAATTCTGCTGGGAATGAATATACTTTAGATATTCCACAATTACCCCCGTGTTGAGTACAAACTAGGTGTTCTCCATTTTCAACAGCACAAGCTAATTCAAATTTATCATCTTCATTCCAAAATAATAAAGGTCCGATTAAACGTATTTTACCTTCTTTAAATTTTCTTTTATTAGTGTTCTCAATGTTTCGAAATCTTAACGGCATAGTTTTTTCAATCAACCACATAATATCTATCATCCAAGGTAATTGAATTGCGTTTTTTTCATTTATCTTGTCTTCCTTATAATCTATCTTTATCTTAGGTTTATTATGTAATAATATAGATAGAAGAATAGAATTAAACAACCCTATTCCATATACTCCATAGCATCTGAAATGATGAAACAAATGACTTCTTAATGAATTTCTTAGTCCAATTCTCTTTTTTGTTTTTAAGGGAAGTGTAACGCTTTTTTCGATATAACTAACTTTCCATTTTTTTGGTATAATCGCTTCAAATAAACGTGAGAAAAGCCATTCATTATAATCCGGATTCAAAACACCCCGTTCTAAAAAATCGATAGAATCAATAAAATCCCATTCTATATCATTTTTTATTATATCGATAGAAATAATTTCATTTCCAAATTTTTTTAATACATATTCAATCCTTAACTGCTTTTCCCAAGTAGTATGCAAAAGTGTTAAAAGCCAAGGCTTTAAAATAATATTCCAAAATTTCTCGGAGTATTGACAATTATTAATGACATTTAATTTTTTTACTAAGTCTGGTAATAAAGTGTTAATGTATCGAATAATATTATCCGAATCATTTTTCATATCATCAGATGATTGATATGGATCTGGAACTATTTTTAAAAACTCTATGTGCTCGAGATATTTTTCCCTATTATAGCAACACCACGGACCTATTAATATATCTTTAGAAATATCAAAATCATCCGGTACTGTACCAATTATTAATCTTTTCATAAAAAGTATTATTTAGAATAATTTTAAATATTTGATCGTTTCTTTATACTCTTCCCATTGCCCGACATCTAACCATGATTTTTCTGAAATTGGGAAGACTCCAACTCTTTTACCTTTTTTTAATATTATTTTAATTAAATCAGTTATATCAAAAGCTTCATTTTTAGGTATATAATCTAAAACCTCTGGATTAAAAATGTACATTCCTGTATTTACAAGTAAATCATAGCGGGGTTTTTCAATAAACATTTTCAGAATTCCACCATTTTCTATTTCACATATCCCATATGGAATTATATGGTGCTGCAATGAACATACGATTGTAATAATATACCCATTTTTTTTATGGAACTTATAAATCTCTGTATAATCACTCTTTATAATAATATCACAATTTGAAACGCAAAATGGAGTGTAAATCTCTCCTACTAGATATTTCAATGCACCTATTGTTCCTAATGGTTTTTCCTCTTGGATAAAGGAAATATTATAATCGCCAGCAAAATCTTCAAAATATGCTTTTATCATTTTACCTTTATAATTTATAGAAATATAAAAATTTTTCATCCCAAACTTAGCATACTCATCCATAATAATTTCTATAACAGTCTTATCACCTATAGGAATAAGGGGTTTGGGAAGAATCCGCGTAAAAGGATCCAGTCTCTCACCTCTTCCACCTGCCATTATAACAACTGGTAAATTTATCTGATTGTATTTTATAGATTCTTCCCCACTATAAAACTTCTCTTTTATAATTAAATCTACTAACTTTCCATTTTTAATAACCGGAATATGTTTGATTGGATTCTTCTTAAATATGTCTTTAATCTCCTTATCACTATATTTCGGATCTATACTTATAAACCTCTTATTTGCAATCTTAATAA
Proteins encoded in this window:
- a CDS encoding lipopolysaccharide biosynthesis protein, producing the protein MFNVEIGAPSIKKRAIVSILANFLYMIINFITGIIVARKLGPSNYGNFTFLIGVFIGFRELLELGTSKAFYTFISQKKQTIYFYIVYFLWQILQFIGVIILIAIILPQKWVNIIWQNHDKSLIILAFIATFSKNQGWQTIIYIGESLRKTIVVQLMNVSVGFLHFLFILILISINKITISNLFIIIIVEYVTISLISLKVLEINNDCFYKGKEPLVEIVKKYYAYCSPLVLLYIMSFLNIFFDKWLLQHFGGSIQQGFFSVSQKLGMISLLVTSSIIKIFWKEISEANKNNDKKKLFNLYRKTSRLIYFVGAVITCFLLMWTKYIVLIVLGPDYKDAYIPLGIMLFYPIHQSLGQINSAMFLATEKTKKYMSVVTFFLLLGIPVSYIFIASSSSPIPGLELGSIGLTIKMVLLQFIAINAQIILISKMFKWKIDVIYQLNVILLIIFAYSSKKIVEFGFSIFGFRVNIIFVVLIAGVIYLVFIYLLLYFFPNTIQMERNEFRKYLKII
- a CDS encoding CBS domain-containing protein; the encoded protein is MSKIIDKYTIMYNYTIRESIKRMDEIGIGFIAVTNEFGKICGVVTDGDFRRAILKGVSLDDDVIKIANKRFISIDPKYSDKEIKDIFKKNPIKHIPVIKNGKLVDLIIKEKFYSGEESIKYNQINLPVVIMAGGRGERLDPFTRILPKPLIPIGDKTVIEIIMDEYAKFGMKNFYISINYKGKMIKAYFEDFAGDYNISFIQEEKPLGTIGALKYLVGEIYTPFCVSNCDIIIKSDYTEIYKFHKKNGYIITIVCSLQHHIIPYGICEIENGGILKMFIEKPRYDLLVNTGMYIFNPEVLDYIPKNEAFDITDLIKIILKKGKRVGVFPISEKSWLDVGQWEEYKETIKYLKLF